In Pseudomonas poae, a single genomic region encodes these proteins:
- the mdtA gene encoding MdtA/MuxA family multidrug efflux RND transporter periplasmic adaptor subunit → MVDQSMQSSPRKSRRWLFGLLVLLIIAGLCWKFWPGSHKEATAQKPAGRAGKSGMMRPGFGGSTGPIPVRVAPAVLGEFPVYYKALGTVTALNTINVRSRVGGELVKIAFEEGQMVKAGDLLAEIDPRSYQNALLQAQGTLLQNQAQLKNAQVDVQRYRDLYAQDSIAKQTLDTAEALVLQYQGTVKTNQGAVDDAKLNLEFTKIRAPISGRVGLRQVDVGNLVAANDTTFLAVITQTQPISVVFTLPENTLDTVLTRYHAGNKLPVEAWDRGDVKKQAVGVLQSLDNQIDVTTGTLKFKGRFDNKDQALFPNQFVNVHLLADTLHNVVLAPSAAIQFGNNGTFVYKLDGDKKVKVQPLVIGDSDGDNTVIKQGLVAGDRVVLEGTDRLKDDSEIEVVNDSSEVPTTPTEHLQGKPAAKGETGVNAGKAQKVGS, encoded by the coding sequence ATGGTTGATCAATCCATGCAATCGTCCCCTCGTAAATCCCGCCGCTGGCTGTTCGGCCTGCTTGTGCTGCTGATTATTGCCGGCCTGTGCTGGAAATTCTGGCCTGGCAGCCATAAGGAGGCTACCGCGCAAAAACCCGCGGGGCGTGCCGGCAAGTCGGGGATGATGCGCCCGGGTTTCGGTGGTTCCACCGGCCCGATTCCCGTGCGCGTGGCGCCGGCGGTGCTGGGGGAGTTCCCGGTGTACTACAAGGCCTTGGGCACGGTGACCGCGCTCAACACCATCAATGTGCGCAGCCGGGTTGGCGGGGAGTTGGTGAAGATCGCCTTTGAAGAAGGGCAGATGGTCAAGGCCGGCGACCTGTTGGCCGAGATCGATCCGCGCAGCTACCAGAACGCGTTGCTCCAGGCCCAGGGCACCCTGTTGCAGAACCAGGCCCAATTGAAAAACGCCCAGGTCGACGTACAGCGTTATCGCGACCTGTATGCCCAGGACAGTATCGCCAAACAGACCCTGGACACCGCTGAAGCGCTGGTGCTGCAATACCAGGGCACGGTCAAGACCAACCAGGGCGCGGTGGATGACGCCAAGCTCAACCTCGAATTCACCAAGATCCGCGCACCCATCAGCGGCCGCGTGGGTTTGCGCCAAGTCGACGTGGGCAACCTTGTGGCCGCCAACGACACCACCTTCCTCGCCGTGATCACCCAGACCCAACCGATCAGCGTGGTCTTCACCCTGCCGGAAAACACCCTGGACACCGTCCTCACTCGTTACCACGCCGGCAACAAGCTGCCCGTGGAAGCCTGGGACCGTGGCGACGTGAAAAAACAGGCGGTCGGCGTGCTGCAAAGCCTCGACAACCAGATCGATGTCACCACCGGCACCCTGAAGTTCAAGGGCCGCTTCGATAACAAGGACCAGGCGCTGTTCCCCAACCAGTTCGTCAACGTGCACCTGCTTGCCGATACCCTGCATAACGTGGTGCTGGCGCCGTCCGCCGCGATCCAGTTCGGCAACAACGGCACCTTTGTCTACAAGCTCGATGGCGACAAGAAGGTCAAGGTCCAGCCCCTGGTGATCGGCGACAGCGATGGCGACAACACCGTGATCAAGCAAGGCCTGGTCGCCGGTGACCGCGTGGTACTGGAAGGCACCGACCGCCTGAAGGACGACAGCGAGATCGAAGTGGTCAATGACAGCAGCGAAGTACCGACCACCCCGACCGAACACCTGCAAGGCAAGCCCGCCGCGAAAGGGGAGACCGGCGTCAACGCCGGCAAGGCGCAAAAGGTCGGTTCATGA
- a CDS encoding glycosyltransferase yields the protein MNLPATKVLVIGYVWPEPRSSAAGGHMMQILETFLTQGWDITFSSPAALGEHKADLQVLGIKECAIELNNSSFDDFVRKLAPDIVLFDRFMMEEQFGWRVEKCCPDALRVLETSDLQSLRDARHQRLKEHLKAHPDSDDFSPLFAPALKQEFQLMADTDLAKREIAAIYRCDISLMISDVEIHLLTEQFKVPPALLHWCPLMLAPPTEAFAPFEDRAHFLSIGNFRHAPNWDAVLWMKNSLWPLIRQQLPGAQLHIYGAYTPPKATALHNPAQGFHVMNWAEDALQVMSAARICLAPLRFGAGIKGKLADAMLCGTPNITTPIGAEAMGDDQPWPGAIEQSAPALAAAAVALYQDRSRWTQAQEDGRQLLARRYDQAIHGPALVECLEHCRGNLAAHRRDNFTGSMLRHHAHKSTQYMSQWIEAKNRSL from the coding sequence ATGAATCTGCCTGCCACCAAAGTCCTGGTCATTGGTTATGTCTGGCCGGAGCCCCGCTCCTCGGCTGCAGGCGGGCATATGATGCAGATACTCGAAACTTTTCTTACGCAAGGTTGGGACATTACCTTCAGCAGCCCGGCCGCACTTGGAGAGCACAAGGCAGATTTGCAGGTGCTGGGCATCAAAGAATGCGCCATCGAGCTCAATAACAGCAGTTTCGATGATTTTGTGCGCAAACTGGCCCCGGACATCGTGCTGTTCGACCGCTTCATGATGGAAGAACAGTTCGGCTGGCGCGTCGAGAAATGCTGCCCCGACGCCCTGCGCGTGCTGGAAACGTCCGACCTGCAAAGCCTGCGTGACGCCCGTCATCAGCGCCTCAAGGAGCACCTCAAGGCTCACCCGGACAGTGACGACTTCAGCCCGCTCTTTGCCCCGGCTCTCAAGCAAGAATTCCAGCTGATGGCGGACACCGACCTGGCCAAGCGCGAGATCGCCGCCATTTACCGCTGTGACATCAGCCTGATGATCTCCGACGTGGAAATCCACCTGCTCACCGAGCAATTCAAGGTGCCGCCCGCCCTGCTGCATTGGTGCCCGTTGATGCTTGCACCGCCGACCGAAGCGTTCGCGCCGTTTGAAGACCGTGCGCACTTCCTCAGCATCGGCAACTTCCGCCACGCGCCCAACTGGGATGCGGTGCTGTGGATGAAGAACAGCCTGTGGCCGCTGATCCGCCAGCAACTGCCGGGCGCGCAACTGCACATCTACGGCGCCTACACCCCGCCCAAGGCCACCGCTTTGCACAACCCGGCACAGGGTTTTCATGTGATGAACTGGGCCGAGGATGCGTTGCAGGTGATGAGCGCCGCACGCATCTGCCTGGCCCCGCTACGCTTCGGCGCCGGTATCAAGGGCAAACTGGCGGACGCGATGCTGTGTGGCACGCCGAATATCACCACCCCTATCGGCGCCGAAGCCATGGGTGATGATCAGCCGTGGCCGGGCGCGATCGAACAGAGCGCCCCGGCGCTAGCCGCTGCCGCCGTCGCGCTGTACCAGGACCGCTCCCGCTGGACCCAGGCCCAGGAAGACGGCCGCCAGTTGCTGGCCCGTCGCTACGACCAGGCTATCCACGGCCCGGCATTGGTGGAGTGCCTGGAGCACTGTCGCGGCAACCTGGCCGCTCACCGCCGGGACAACTTCACGGGTAGCATGCTGCGTCACCACGCACATAAAAGTACGCAGTACATGTCCCAATGGATCGAGGCAAAAAACCGCAGCCTCTAG
- a CDS encoding sugar ABC transporter permease encodes MNTTPKNRLANPGWFLVSPSVALLLLWMIVPLGMTLYFSLIRYNLLYPGENQFVGLENFTYFITDSGFLPGATNTLLLVGSVLLISVVFGVLISALLEASEFFGRGLVRVLLISPFFIMPTVGALIWKNLIFHPVSGVLAAVWKLFGAEPVDWLAHYPLLSIIIIVSWQWLPFAILLLMTAMQSLDQEQKEAARLDGAGAIAIFWHLTLPHLARPIAVVVMIETIFLLSVFAEIFTTTNGGPGYASTNLAYLIYNQALVQFDVGMASAGGLIAVVIANIAAIILVRMIGKT; translated from the coding sequence ATGAATACAACACCCAAAAACCGCCTGGCCAACCCTGGCTGGTTCCTTGTCAGCCCTTCGGTGGCCTTGCTGCTGCTGTGGATGATCGTGCCACTGGGCATGACGCTGTACTTCTCCTTGATCCGCTACAACCTGCTCTACCCCGGCGAAAACCAATTCGTGGGGCTGGAGAACTTCACCTACTTCATCACTGACTCGGGCTTCCTGCCCGGTGCCACCAACACCCTGTTGCTGGTGGGCAGCGTGTTGCTGATCAGCGTGGTGTTTGGCGTGTTGATCAGCGCGCTGCTGGAGGCCAGTGAGTTCTTCGGTCGCGGCCTGGTGCGGGTGTTGTTGATTTCACCGTTTTTCATCATGCCCACCGTCGGTGCGCTGATCTGGAAAAACCTGATTTTCCACCCAGTGTCCGGGGTTCTCGCCGCCGTGTGGAAGCTGTTTGGCGCCGAGCCTGTGGACTGGCTGGCGCACTACCCCTTGCTGTCGATCATCATCATTGTGTCGTGGCAATGGCTGCCCTTCGCCATCTTGCTGCTGATGACCGCCATGCAGTCTCTCGACCAAGAACAAAAGGAAGCCGCGCGCCTCGACGGTGCCGGCGCCATCGCGATCTTCTGGCACCTCACCCTGCCCCACCTGGCCCGCCCGATTGCCGTGGTGGTGATGATCGAAACGATCTTTCTGCTCTCGGTATTTGCCGAAATCTTTACCACCACCAACGGTGGCCCGGGCTACGCCTCGACCAACCTGGCGTACCTGATCTACAACCAGGCGCTGGTGCAGTTCGACGTGGGCATGGCCTCGGCCGGCGGCTTGATTGCCGTGGTCATCGCCAATATCGCGGCGATCATCCTGGTGCGGATGATCGGCAAAACCTGA
- a CDS encoding carbohydrate ABC transporter permease, translated as MTLQQSRRLQSLLLGTLAWAIAILIFFPIFWMVLTSFKTEIDAFATPPQFIFTPTLENYLHINERSNYFAYAWNSVVISFSATALCLLISVPAAYSMAFYETQRTKGTLLWMLSTKMLPPVGVLMPIYLLAKSFGLLDTRIALIIIYTLINLPIVVWMVYTYFKDIPKDILEAARLDGATLWQEMVRVLLPIAKGGLASTVLLSLILCWNEAFWSLNLTSSSAAPLTALIASYSSPEGLFWAKLSAVSTLACAPILIFGWISQKQLVRGLSFGAVK; from the coding sequence ATGACGCTTCAACAATCTCGCCGCCTGCAAAGCCTGTTGCTCGGCACCTTGGCCTGGGCCATCGCGATCCTGATTTTCTTCCCGATCTTCTGGATGGTGCTGACCAGCTTCAAGACCGAAATCGACGCATTCGCCACACCGCCGCAGTTCATCTTCACGCCGACGCTGGAGAACTACCTGCACATCAACGAGCGCAGCAATTACTTTGCCTACGCCTGGAACTCAGTGGTGATTTCGTTCAGTGCCACGGCCCTGTGCCTGCTGATCTCGGTACCGGCCGCCTACTCCATGGCGTTCTACGAAACCCAACGTACCAAGGGCACGCTGCTGTGGATGTTGTCCACCAAGATGCTGCCGCCAGTGGGCGTGCTGATGCCGATCTACCTGCTGGCCAAGAGCTTTGGCCTGCTGGATACGCGCATCGCGCTGATCATCATCTACACCCTGATCAACCTGCCCATTGTGGTGTGGATGGTTTACACCTACTTCAAGGACATCCCCAAGGACATCCTCGAAGCCGCCCGCCTGGATGGCGCCACGCTGTGGCAGGAGATGGTTCGCGTGCTGCTGCCGATTGCCAAGGGTGGTTTGGCGTCCACGGTGTTGCTGTCGCTGATCCTGTGCTGGAACGAGGCGTTCTGGTCGTTGAACCTGACCTCGTCCAGCGCCGCGCCGCTGACCGCGCTGATCGCCTCCTATTCCAGCCCCGAAGGGTTGTTCTGGGCCAAATTGTCTGCCGTCTCGACCCTGGCCTGCGCGCCGATCCTGATCTTTGGCTGGATCAGCCAGAAACAGCTGGTACGCGGTTTGTCCTTCGGCGCCGTTAAATAA
- the xylB gene encoding xylulokinase, whose protein sequence is MTQQNLFLGIDCGTQGTKAIVLDATSGKVLGLGAAPHTLISGANGRREQHSQEWLDAFTEATHRALQQAGVDGQDILGIGVSGQQHGLVLLDEQGQVLRPAKLWCDTETAPENDRLLQHLGGESGSLERLGVAIAPGYTVSKLLWTREQHPDVFARIAHVLLPHDYLNYWLTGRAVAEYGDASGTGYFNVRTREWDVGLLKHIDPSGRLEAALPQLIEAHQSVGTLLPAIAERLGVNPNAIVASGGGDNMMGAIGTGNIAPGVITMSLGSSGTVYAFSDQPNVSPQASVATFCSSSGGWLPLICTMNLTNATGVIRELFELDLDAFNALVDQVPIGAEGVSMLPFLNGERVPALPHATGSVHGLTMTNLTRANLCRAVVEGTTFGLRYGLDLLRQTGLQSQSIRLIGGGSKSPVWRQMVADIMNTEVICTEQSEAAALGAAIQAAWSQSGESLASLCDKCVSVDPASRTLPVAANVGAYQQAYERYQQLVATL, encoded by the coding sequence ATGACCCAGCAAAACCTGTTCCTCGGCATCGACTGCGGCACCCAAGGCACCAAAGCCATCGTCCTCGACGCCACCAGCGGCAAGGTGCTGGGCCTGGGCGCTGCCCCGCACACCCTGATCAGCGGCGCCAACGGCCGTCGCGAGCAACACAGCCAGGAATGGCTGGATGCCTTTACCGAGGCCACCCACCGCGCCCTGCAACAGGCGGGCGTCGACGGCCAGGACATCCTCGGCATCGGTGTTTCCGGACAGCAGCATGGCTTGGTGCTGCTGGATGAACAGGGCCAGGTGTTGCGCCCGGCCAAACTGTGGTGCGACACTGAGACCGCCCCCGAGAACGACCGCCTGCTGCAACACCTGGGCGGCGAAAGCGGTTCGCTGGAACGCCTAGGTGTAGCGATTGCCCCGGGGTATACCGTGTCCAAGCTGCTCTGGACCCGCGAACAACACCCCGACGTTTTTGCGCGCATTGCGCATGTCCTGCTGCCCCACGACTACCTCAACTACTGGCTCACCGGCCGCGCCGTCGCCGAATACGGCGATGCCTCGGGCACGGGTTATTTCAACGTTCGCACGCGTGAATGGGATGTGGGCTTGCTCAAGCACATCGACCCCAGCGGTCGTCTTGAAGCAGCGCTGCCGCAACTGATCGAAGCGCATCAAAGTGTCGGCACGCTCCTGCCGGCCATCGCCGAACGCTTAGGCGTCAACCCCAACGCGATCGTCGCCAGCGGTGGCGGCGACAACATGATGGGCGCCATCGGCACCGGCAATATCGCACCGGGCGTGATCACCATGAGCCTGGGCTCATCGGGCACCGTCTATGCGTTTTCCGATCAACCCAACGTCAGCCCCCAAGCGTCGGTCGCGACGTTCTGTTCATCCAGTGGCGGCTGGTTGCCGCTGATCTGCACCATGAACCTGACCAACGCCACCGGGGTGATCCGCGAGCTGTTCGAGCTGGACCTTGACGCCTTCAACGCACTGGTCGACCAGGTACCTATCGGTGCCGAGGGCGTAAGCATGCTGCCGTTCCTCAACGGCGAGCGCGTACCCGCCCTGCCCCACGCCACCGGCAGCGTGCACGGCCTGACCATGACCAACCTGACCCGTGCCAACCTGTGCCGCGCCGTGGTCGAAGGCACCACCTTCGGCCTGCGCTACGGCCTCGACCTGCTGCGCCAGACGGGTTTGCAGAGCCAGAGTATCCGGCTCATCGGCGGCGGCTCGAAAAGCCCAGTGTGGCGCCAGATGGTCGCCGATATCATGAACACCGAAGTGATCTGCACCGAACAAAGCGAAGCCGCTGCGCTGGGCGCGGCAATCCAGGCGGCGTGGAGCCAGTCCGGCGAGTCTTTGGCCAGCCTGTGCGACAAATGCGTGAGCGTCGACCCGGCCAGCCGGACCCTGCCGGTGGCGGCCAATGTCGGCGCCTATCAACAGGCTTACGAGCGCTATCAGCAGCTTGTGGCAACCCTTTAA
- a CDS encoding carbohydrate kinase, which yields MYLVCGEALFDFFSEEDASGQASKVNYKAIAGGSPFNVAVGLRRLGIEAGLLGGLSTDFLGRRLLQVLKDEGVSERFLVEFAAPTTLSMVAVGANGSPQYNFRGEGCADRLLEVAHLPELGDDIRGLHIGSFSLVVQPVGDTLLTLVQRESGKRLISLDPNVRLNPQPDIQLWRDRVAQLVQHADLIKVSDEDLHLLYPDQAPESVLQGWLQHRCQLVFLTRGGEGATVFSRQHGSWSAPAVKVVMADTVGAGDTFQAALIAWLTEQQLDSVDGLQQLTRAQIDAMLAFAVRAAALTCTKTGPDLPYRRQLD from the coding sequence ATGTATCTGGTGTGTGGTGAAGCGCTGTTCGATTTTTTCAGCGAGGAAGATGCCAGCGGGCAGGCTTCCAAGGTCAATTACAAAGCGATTGCCGGCGGTTCGCCGTTCAACGTGGCGGTGGGCTTGCGCCGCCTGGGTATTGAGGCCGGGCTGTTGGGTGGCTTGTCCACCGACTTCCTGGGGCGTCGCCTGCTGCAGGTATTAAAAGATGAAGGCGTCAGCGAACGGTTCCTGGTGGAATTCGCCGCGCCGACCACCCTGTCGATGGTCGCCGTGGGCGCCAATGGTTCGCCACAGTACAACTTCCGCGGTGAAGGTTGTGCCGACCGGCTGCTGGAAGTCGCCCACCTGCCCGAACTGGGCGATGACATTCGCGGCCTGCATATCGGCTCGTTCTCCCTGGTGGTACAGCCGGTTGGCGACACCCTGCTCACCCTGGTCCAGCGTGAAAGCGGCAAGCGCCTGATCAGCCTCGACCCCAACGTGCGGCTGAACCCGCAGCCGGATATCCAGTTGTGGCGCGACCGCGTCGCCCAGTTGGTGCAGCATGCCGACCTGATCAAGGTCAGCGACGAAGACTTGCACTTGCTCTACCCCGACCAAGCGCCGGAGAGCGTGCTGCAGGGCTGGCTGCAACACCGTTGCCAATTGGTGTTCCTCACCCGTGGTGGCGAAGGCGCCACCGTGTTCAGCCGCCAACATGGCAGTTGGTCTGCACCGGCGGTCAAGGTGGTGATGGCGGATACCGTCGGCGCTGGCGACACCTTCCAGGCCGCGTTGATTGCCTGGCTGACCGAGCAGCAGCTTGACTCAGTGGACGGCCTGCAACAGCTCACGCGGGCGCAGATCGACGCCATGCTGGCCTTCGCGGTCCGCGCCGCTGCACTGACGTGCACCAAGACCGGACCGGACTTGCCGTATCGTCGTCAGTTGGACTGA
- a CDS encoding DUF2790 domain-containing protein has protein sequence MKLRTLMLGGALALAAVSGLAQADSQQTNIKPVPYQYGMPMNIAKVISMNEAQTNDCKVINADIKFVDKAGKVEDVSYRKMSEACDFQN, from the coding sequence ATGAAACTGCGCACTTTAATGCTTGGCGGCGCACTGGCCCTTGCAGCAGTCTCGGGCCTGGCCCAGGCCGACAGCCAACAAACCAACATCAAACCCGTGCCTTACCAGTACGGCATGCCGATGAATATCGCCAAAGTCATTTCGATGAACGAAGCCCAGACCAACGACTGCAAAGTCATCAACGCGGACATCAAGTTTGTGGACAAGGCGGGCAAAGTGGAGGACGTCAGCTATCGCAAGATGTCTGAAGCGTGTGACTTCCAGAATTGA